A stretch of Elephas maximus indicus isolate mEleMax1 chromosome 20, mEleMax1 primary haplotype, whole genome shotgun sequence DNA encodes these proteins:
- the LOC126064341 gene encoding olfactory receptor-like protein OLF1 encodes MELIEENYTLVTEFILLGFPTRPELQIVLFLVFLMLYGVILMGNIGLIMLIRIDSCLQTPMYFFLSNLSFVDLCYSSAIVPKMLANFLSENKSVSYYGCALQFYFSCTFADTESFILAAMAYDRYVAICKLLLYTVLMSRGICVWLIVSSYIGGNMSSLVHTSFAFILKYCDKNVINHFFCDLPPLLKLSCTDTSVNEWLLSMYGSSVEIICFIIIIISYYFIRLSVLKIRPSSGRKKAFSTCASHLTSVAIYQGTLLFIYSRPSSLYSPNTDKIISVFYTIVIPVLNPLIYSLRNKDVKDAAKKALRSKTDSS; translated from the coding sequence aTGGAACTGATAGAAGAAAACTACACTTTGGTGACTGAGTTTATTCTATTAGGGTTTCCAACTCGCCCTGAACTGCAGATTGTCCTATTCCTGGTGTTTCTGATGTTGTATGGTGTGATTCTAATGGGGAACATTGGCTTGATAATGTTAATCAGAATAGATTCCTGTCTTCAAAcccctatgtatttttttctcagtaaCCTATCCTTTGTAGACCTTTGTTATTCCTCAGCCATTGTTCCCAAAATGCTGGCCAACTTCCTCTCAGAGAACAAATCCGTTTCCTATTATGGCTGTGCCCTGCAGTTCTATTTTTCCTGTACTTTTGCAGATACAGAATCCTTTATCTTGGCTgccatggcctatgatcgctatgtCGCCATCTGTAAACTTTTGCTGTATACAGTTTTGATGTCCCGGGGCATCTGTGTATGGTTGATTGTCTCGTCCTATATTGGTGGCAACATGAGTTCCCTGGTTCATACATCCTTTGCCTTTATCCTGAAATACTGTGACAAAAATGTGATTAATCACTTTTTCTGTGACCTCCCCCCACTGCTTAAGCTCTCCTGCACAGACACCTCAGTTAATGAGTGGCTCCTCTCCATGTATGGCAGCTCTGTGGAAATCATCTGCTTCATTATCATCATTATCTCCTACTATTTCATTCGTCTCTCTGTCTTAAAGATCCGCCCTTCCAGTGGgaggaagaaagccttctccaCATGTGCCTCTCACCTGACTTCTGTGGCCATTTATCAGGGGACTCTACTGTTCATTTACTCAAGGCCCAGCTCCCTGTATTCTCCCAACACTGATAAAATCATCTCGGTGTTCTACACCATTGTCATCCCAGTGCTAAATCCACTGATTTACAGTTTGAGAAACAAGGATGTAAAAGATGCAGCTAAGAAAGCTCTAAGATCAaagacagattcctcatga